CCGCGAAACATCCCGAGTCGCTCGGGCACCCGAGGCAGGCCGCGAGGTTCCTCTGCGGATTGAGCAGCCCCGCCCTCACGCGGGCGAAGCTCGGCGGCCACAAGTTGTTTGGCGCACTGGAGGGCTGGCCCTTCGAGGAGGTGCTGGACTTCTGTGGCCGGTCGGCCGTGGATTGACGACCATCACCCCTGGTCGAGCACGCCCGCGCGATAGTCGTCAAAGGCCTGCTGGATCTCCTCGCGGGTGTTCATGACGAACGGGCCGTACTGGACGATGGGCTCACGCAGGGGCATCGCCGCGGCGATGAGCAACTCGCTCCGGCGATTCCTCGCGCGCACGCGAAGCCGACTCCCCGGGCCGAGCAATGCCAGCGAGCCCTCGCGCACCGGCTTCGACGTGTCTTCAGGACCCAGGTCGACCTCGCCCGTGGACACGAAGGCGAAGGCAGTGTGGTCCGACGGTGTGTCGAGTTCGAAAGGACGGTCGTCCTCGAGCGCCAGGGTCAGCAAGAGCGGCTGCGTGGGGCGCTCACGCACGGGGCCCTGGAGCCCGTTCATGTGGCCCGCGATGACACGCGCGCGGCTCCCCGAGGGAGACAGGCGCTCCTCCGCGAGTTGCGCTGGCGTGTGGTCCTGGTAGGCCGGCGGGCACATCTTCTCCTTCGCG
This DNA window, taken from Myxococcus xanthus, encodes the following:
- a CDS encoding pirin family protein; translated protein: MNATSRRRFLLQSGLLVAASAIGCRRSDAPAVILKSQRNVMQTLEGIPATDGAGVRLTRVIGQPSLRNLDPFLMLDRFHSDDPGAYINGFPNHPHRGFETVTVMLDGRMRHRDSRGNSGLIAGGGSQWMTAGRGLIHSEMPEQVQGLMSGFQLWLNLPAKEKMCPPAYQDHTPAQLAEERLSPSGSRARVIAGHMNGLQGPVRERPTQPLLLTLALEDDRPFELDTPSDHTAFAFVSTGEVDLGPEDTSKPVREGSLALLGPGSRLRVRARNRRSELLIAAAMPLREPIVQYGPFVMNTREEIQQAFDDYRAGVLDQG